One Spinacia oleracea cultivar Varoflay chromosome 4, BTI_SOV_V1, whole genome shotgun sequence DNA segment encodes these proteins:
- the LOC110786899 gene encoding psbP domain-containing protein 7, chloroplastic: protein MTLQHSYHYLTSSSSSSSNLGRIYLTQSPGDGKGSGNQYGRSPAEQYAPLASTFQRRLLLGIGSASLVAVGANFVGITSFLLGLSPDTGRNLKLDVLYPIRGYSRCIQPNEGFEFIYPATWVADQTLLYRAAERAEQERSLDPLPLDSGKRRKRNVNEPVIAFGPPGSTGELNISVIASSVSPEFRIEAFGGPKEVGEAVIRTITAPTRRPDVKAMLLRSNLRGDLLKNINYYELEFRVESPSFQRHNVTVCCAQNGRLYTLNAQAPESAWQKVKEDFYKIAASFVLTS from the exons ATGACATTGCAGCACTCGTACCACTATcttacatcatcatcatcatcatcatccaacCTTGGCCGAATATATCTTACACAATCACCTGGTGACGGGAAAGGGAGTGGCAACCAATATGGAAGATCACCTGCTGAGCAATATGCACCACTCGCATCAACGTTCCAACGAAGGCTTTTGTTAGGCATTGGGTCTGCTTCTTTAGTAGCTGTTGGTGCTAATTTTGTTGGTATTACAAGCTTCCTCCTTGGACTTTCACCAGATACTGGGCGAAATCTCAAGCTAGATGTGCTTTATCCAATTCGAGGTTATAGTCGCTGCATTCAACCAAACGAAGGATTTG AGTTCATATATCCAGCTACATGGGTCGCCGACCAAACATTACTTTATCGAGCAGCAGAACGAGCAGAGCAAGAGAGATCGCTGGATCCCCTTCCACTCGATTCTGGTAAGCGTCGcaaaaggaatgtgaatgaaCCAGTCATAGCTTTTGGTCCTCCTGGCTCAACTGGTGAGCTTAACATCAGTGTGATTGCTTCATCAGTCTCACCAGAATTCAG GATTGAAGCATTTGGAGGACCAAAAGAGGTAGGAGAAGCTGTTATCAGAACTATAACAGCTCCCACTCGCCGCCCAGATGTGAAGGCTATGTTGCTGAGATCAAACTTAAGAGGGGATTTGctgaaaaatattaattattatgagCTGGAATTTAGGGTTGAAAGCCCCTCATTTCAGCGCCATAATGTGACTGTATGTTGTGCTCAAAATGGAAGGCTATACACACTGAATGCACAAGCTCCAGAATCAGCATGGCAAAAAGTGAAAGAAGACTTCTACAAAATTGCTGCCTCTTTTGTTCTGACTTCATAA